The window AAGATGTCCTCGGGCATGGGCTCATCCATGCCGCCGACTTTTTGCATTTTGTAGTTCTTGACCAACTCGGCACCAAAGCCCAATTTTTGCGCCAATTGGTACATGATCATGTGGTCAGAACGGCTCTCCCACAAAGGCTCAATGACCTTCTCGCGCCACTGAATGGAGCGGTTGGACGCGGTGCAGGAACCCGAGGTTTCAAACTGCGTGCAAGCAGGCAGCAAATACACAGCACGGTTGGGGTTCAGGTCTTCGGCCTTGCCGGGCATGGCCGCCATCGACGCGGTGGCCGATGGATAGGGGTCCACCACCACCAACAAGTCGAGCTTGTCCATGGCCCGCTTCATGTCCAAGCCGCGGGTTTGCGAGTTGGGGGCATGGCCCCAATAAAACACACCACGCAGGTTGCTGTCTTGGTCAATCAGCTCGTTGTTCTCGAGCACACCGTCGATCCAGCGCGACACGGTAATGCCGTTTTTTCCCATCATGGCAGGGCTGGCAAACTGCTTTTTGATCCACTCGAAGTCCACACCCCAAGCGTTGGCAAAGTGTTTCCAAGAGCCTTCGGCCAAGCCGTAGTAACCGGGCAGTGAATCGGGGTTGGGACCCACATCGGTTGCGCCTTGCACGTTGTCGTGGCCACGGAAGATGTTGGTGCCACCGCCGGTCTTGCCCACATTGCCCAAGGCCAATTGCAAGAGGCAAGAGGCACGGACGATGGCGTTACCAATCGTGTGCTGCGTCTGGCCCATGCACCAGACGATGGTGCCGGGGTTGTTCTCGTGCAGCATTTTGGCGATCTTGAAGACCTGGTCTTCTTTGACCCCGCACGCTTCTTCGACCTTGTCAGGCGTCCACTTGGCCATGACTTCGGCTTTGATCGCGTCCATGCCAAAGACACGGTCGTTGATGTATTTTTTGTCTTCCCAGCCGTTCTTGAAGATGTGGTACATCAAACCGAACAAGAAAGGAATGTCCGTGCCCGAGCGGATGCGCACGTACTCATCGGCCTTGGCCGCTGTGCGGGTGAAGCGGGGGTCGACCACAATCATCTTGCAGCCGTTTTCCTTGGCGTGCAGCATGTGCAACATCGACACGGGGTGGGCTTCGGCCGCATTGGAGCCAATGTACAAAGCGACCTTGCTGTTTTGCATGTCGTTGTACGAGTTGGTCATCGCGCCGTAACCCCAGGTGTTGGCGACACCAGCCACCGTGGTGGAGTGGCAAATACGCGCTTGGTGGTCACAGTTATTACTGCCCCAGAAACTCATGAACTTGCGCAGCAAATAGGCTTGCTCGTTGTTGCTTTTAGACGAGCCCACCACATAAATACTGTCCGGGCCACTCGCCTTGCGCAGCTCCAGCATCTTGGCGCTGATCTCGTTCAAGGCTGTATCCCAGCTGATGCGCTCGTATTTGCCGTTGACCAATTTCATGGGGTAGCGCAAACGGTACTCACCATGGCCGTGCTCGCGCAAAGCAGCGCCTTTGGCGCAATGGGCACCCAAGTTGATGGGGGAATCAAACACGGGCTCTTGACGAACCCAAACCCCGTTTTCGACCACCGCATCAACCGCACAGCCTACCGAGCAGTGGGTGCAAACAGTGCGCTTGACTTCGACCTTGCCAGCACCCACGATGGATGTGCCTTTGCCCGCGTGGGCCTTTTGCACCAAGGTGAGCTGCGATGCAGCCAATCCGACACCCACACCCAAACCCGAGCGGCGCAGAAAACTGCGGCGATCCATGGTGGGCAAAGCCTGCGACAGACCACGGCGCAGGCTGTGGACGAAAGCAGATGAAGCAGCACCTGATGTGCTGGAAGTTTTTTTGGTCAGCAACATGGAGGACTCCAGTTGAGTTGAACAGGAAAGAAAAAAGAAAAACTCAGACGCGGGTGGTCTTGTAGTACTGCTGAACGTGTTCGCTCAGGGTGTAACCACCGCCGCGTGTGGGCTTTGGCAAAGCCTTGGCCACGGGCGCGGCTGGCTTCACGACACCGGGCAAAACGGCTGTGGCTGCTGCCACAGCACCCACGGTGGCAGCCCCTGAGAACAGGGTGCGGCGCGACAGAGAGGAAGTTTTAGATGGCATCAAAGACTCCTGAAAATGGGCGGGCTGATGAGTCAGCAGAATTTTTGGCCTAGGCAAAAAGATGCATAGGCGATCTTACTGTCTGCCCAGCAGGCTTGTCATGAAAAAAACCCTTAGTTCAAATCATTTACGTCAAGCAGGTGACAGCCAAAACCCGCAAAGGTCGAAAAAAGCGCCCACGCACACACGCCATTTGGGCATTGTGTTAGCGGGCGCACGGTGGATTGCTTATTTGTAAAGAACTTCAGGCAACCACATGCCGATGGCCGGGAACATGTAGAGCAGCACAATCGCAAAAACTTGGATCGCCATGAAAGGCAACATGCCTGCGAAGATCTGGTTGAGCGTGACGTGTGGAGGGCTCACGCCCTTCAGGTAGAACGCGGCCATGGCCACGGGAGGGCTCAGGAATGCGGTCTGCAGGTTCAAGGCCACCAACAAGCCGAAGAACAGCGGATCGATGCCAAAGTGAGGCAGCAAAGGAATGAAGATCGGCATGAAAATCACGATGATCTCGGTCCACTCCAAAGGCCAACCCAACAAGAAAATGACCACTTGCGCCAAGATCATGAACTGCACAGGTGTCAGGTCCATGCCCAGCACCCAACTGTTGATGATCTCCTGGCCGCCCAACAGCGCAAACGCCGCCGAGAAGATGCTCGAGCCCACAAACAACCAGCACACCATGGCGCTGGTTTTGGCCGTCAGGTACACCGACTCGCGCAGGACCACGTAGTTGAGCCTGCGGTAAGCCGCCGCCAGCAACAAGCCGCCCAGCGAACCCATGGCCGCTGCCTCGGTCGGTGTGGCCAGGCCAAACACGATGGTGCCGAGCACGGCCAAAATCATGAGGGCCAGCGGGAAGAACGAACCCAGCAGCATCTTGAAGATTTCAAGTCGTGCAAAACTGAAGTAAGCGTAGAAGATGGCCAAGGCCACCGCGCAACTGGCCAAACCGATCCAAAAAGACAGGGGCGCATCTTGACGTTCTGCAGCAGCCGACTCGGCATCAGCCGTCACTGCCGCAGCAGCGGGAGCTGGTGTCGCCTCTTTGGGCGCTTGTGCAGTGGACACGGCCTCTGAGGCGGCAGACACCGCTTCTGTACCAGGCGGAAGCTGCAAGCCATCGGCCTCAGGCTCAGACAAACCACTGATGCTTTCGCCTTCTTCAGCCGTTTCCACGGAGTCCGACAATTCACCGCCCATGGCCACAACACCCTCGACCGTTTCGACCGGCAGTGGTGCAGTGACCTTGAAATAGATCGTGCCCATGATCGCGGCCACAGCCAAAAGCGGCAGCAAGGCAATCACCAGGTGGTTGAGTAACTCGCGCATGGGCACTGCTGCATTGCGCTTGCCTTTGATCGCACCGATCAGGCCAGGCAACACAGTGTTGCTGATGTCTTTGGACACCACTTGCGCAAAAGCAGGCAAAGGCACAATGCGGTCTTCGGCCGACATGGGCGGTGCCATGTGCGGCTTCCATTTGGCGATGATCACCACGTAGAGTACATACAAAGTGGCCAACATGATGCCGGGGAAGAAGGCACCGGCGTAGAGCTTGACGACCGACACGCCGGCCGTTGCGCCGTAAACGATCAACATGACCGAAGGCGGAATCAAAATGCCCAAGCAACCACCCGCGGTGATCGCACCCGCGGACAACTGAACGCTGTAACCGGCTCGCAGCATGGCGGGCAGCGCCAGCAAGCCCATGAGTGTCACCACCGCGCCCACGATGCCGGTGGCCGTGGCAAAAATGGCGCAGGTCACGATGGTGGCCACGGCCAAAGAGCCCGGCAAACGGGCCATGGCCAGGTGCATGCTCTTGAACAGTTTTTCGATCAGGTTGGCGCGTTCAATCAAGTAGCCCATGAACACGAACAAAGGAATCGAGATCAGCACGTCGTTGGACATGACCGAATAAGCACGCTGAACCATCAGGTCCAGAGTTTGCTGGACCGCCAAATCGGGGTTTTGACTCTTGTAGGCAATCCACGCGAAGATCATGCCCATGCCCATCAAAGTGAAAGCGGTTGGGAAACCCAACATGATCGCCACCACCACCAGCGCCAACATCAACAGGCCCAGATGGCCGTTGGTCATCTCCGAGGGCGTGGGCAACAAAACAAAGGCCGACAACACGACCAAGGCCATGATCGTCAAACCAAACCAGACTTCTTTTTTCATTTTTGTGTTCCCTTCACAGTCGCCAACTCGCCCAATTTGGCAATGTCTTCGTCTTTCACGTTGACCATTTCCTTGAGTTTTTCGACGTCCACTTCGTCCACGTCATCGCCACGCTTGGGCCACTCGCCTTGCTTGATGCAGACAATGCAGCGCACGATTTCAACCAGACCCTGGGCCAACAAAAAGGCACCTGCCAAAGGCAAAATGGTTTTGAAGGGGTACACCGGGGGACCGTTGGCCGTGATGTTGGAGTGTTCATTGATGGCCCACGACTCGGCCGCAAAGCCGTAACCCGCGTAAGCCAAAGCCACCACCCCTGGAATGAAAAACACAATGTAAAGAATCAGGTCTAACCAAGCCTGCAGGCGTGGCGGGAAAAAACCATACAGCACATCGCCGCGCACATGACCGTTCTTGGACAGGGTGTAGGCACCCGCCATCATGAACAAAGTGCCATACATCATGCTCATCACATCAAAAGCCCACGGGTGGGGGTTGTCCATCACATAACGTGAAAAGACCTCCCAAGAGATCAGTAGGGTCAACGCCACGATCAGCCAGGAAAAAAACTGGCCAATCCAAGTGCTGACTTTGTCAATGAAGAGCAAGAGGTTTTGCATAAGGGATCACATAAGTAAATCAGCCATCCGGTGGTGCCGGATGGCTGATGGGGTGGCTCAGCTGAAAAAAATCAGGCCTTTTTGGCGCCGAAGAAGTGGTTCACAGCCATGCGACGGCTGATGTTGGTGTCCTGGTCCCACTTGACTGCGCGCTGAGCGAAAGCGCGTTGAGAGGCCACAATTTCCTTGAACAAAGGATTTTCTGCGGACTTCTTTTCAACGATTTCAGTCCAGATTTTCAGCTGGTCTTGCAAAATCGCGTCAGGTGTTTTGTAGAACTTGACCTTGTCCTTGGTTTGCAACTCGATGTAGTCCTTCGAGTAACGGTCAATGGCCTTCCAAGACATGTCTGCCGAAGCCGCCTCAGTGGCAATCGCGATGACCGACTTCATCTTGGCGGGCAAGGCGTCGTACTTGGTCTTGTTGAACATGATCTCGAAGGTCTCGGCGCTCTGGTGGTAGCTTTGCAGCATGCAGACCTTGGAGACATCGGGGAAGCCCAAGATGCGGTCAGAGGTGGCGTTGTTGAATTCGGCACCATCGAGCAAGCCGCGGTCCATCGCTGGCACAATTTCGCCGCCTGGCAAGGCGTTCACGGCAGCACCCATGGCGGTGAACAAATCGATGGCCAAACCGTTGGTGCGGAACTTCAAGCCTTTGAAATCAGAGGACTTGGTGATGGGCTTTTTGAACCAGCCCAGGGGCTGAGTGGACATCGGACCGTACAGGAACGATTGCACGTTGCCGCCAATCGAGGCGTACAACTTGGCCAACAGCTCAGCACCACCGCCGTACTTGTGCCAGGCCAAAATCATGTTGGCATCCATGCCGAAAGCCGGGCCAGAATTCCACAGGGCCAAGGCATTTTGCTTGCCGTAGTGGTAACCCAACACTCCGTGACCACCGTCCAAAGTACCTTTGGACACGGCTTCCAGCAAACCAAACGCAGGCACCACGGCGCCAGCGGGCAACACCTCGATCTTCAAATCGCCACCGGTCATGTCGTTGACCTTCTTGGCGTAGTCCAAGGCGTATTCGTGGAAGATGTCCTTGGCGGGCCAAGTGCTCTGCCAGCGCATGGAGATCGGGCCGGTTTGAGCCTTGGCGATCATGGGCGCGGAAATGGCACCAGCGGCAACAGCTGCGCCCTTGAGAAGATTGCGACGGCGTGGGGTTTGGTTGTCTGACAAGGTAGTCTCCAATCGTTGTTGAACTTTCAAGCGTAAAAAATTACCGCTCAGTTCACATTATGGGCTCCCCCTCAACTTTGCCCCTAAGTACAAACCCGAATGGGTCTTGTCATTTTTTTCAAGCGCTAGCGCAAAATAATTCAATTCACCAAGTCAAAGCCTTGGGCCTCGACGCCCATGAAGGCGGCTGTGAAATCGGCCACGCGGGCATAGAAAGCGGCTTGTGGATGGGCCTGGATGGCCTGGCACATGCGGGTCACCCAAGGCTGTACATGCTGGCTGAAAAAAGCCATTTGCTGGGTGAGGTTGGACACGGTCACATCGTCCCCGGCAATCAGGTAGCGCATGACCTCGAACACGTAGGCCACATGGTCTTCCGTGTCTGACATGCCCTCGCCTTTGCCCAAGCCCAAGGTCGCCAGATCGTCGCGCAGTTTGACCAGCGGTTTTTCATTCAAAAAGCCACTGAGGTAATGCGAGCCATACAGGTAAACCTCAGGCTTACCGACGCCGCCAAACAGACGGTTGTATTCGGCCGCCACCTGCGCGTGGTTCAGGCTGCGAGCGCTGGCCACCAGCTCACGCCAAGGCTCTTCCAGAAAGCCTCCGGCATCGGGGGCCTCGGTCACGGCCACCTGCAATTGGCCCAGCAAGTCGACTGAAGGCGCGGCATAGAGCAGCTGCGAGAGCAGGCCATACAACTCGGCGCGGGCGGTTTCTTCGTCCAGCGCATGGCTGGAGGCACTCAGGTTCAGGTCTTGGCTCATGGCAACCATTCATCGGGTTTTGGGGGGCAGCGGGCCATCGGTGATGCGCACCTGGTTTTCGTCGGTGAACATGTCGATGACGCGGCAGTCACCGCACATTTTCAGGCGCTCAAGGGCCGGGCCTTGGAACATGCTGTGGCCCGTCAGCCGTCCCAACATGGTCTCGATGGCCTTGAGCGTGCCAAAGGGTTTGGCGCAGCGGATGCAGGCATAAGGTGGGCTGCTGTGCACCACCCTTGGCTGAGCGCGCTCAGGCATCAAAGACAAACGCGGCTGAAGCGTGATGGCGGTTTCGGGGCAGGTTTTGGCACACAGGCCGCACTGCACACAATTTTTCTCGACAAACTTCAGCTCGGGTTGAAGCGGGTTGTCTTGCAGTGCCGAAGAGGGGCAAGCGCCCACGCAGCTCATGCACAGCGTGCACTTGCTGCCGTCCACGGTGATGCTGCCCAGGGGCGAACCTGCCGCGGGCAAATCGAGCGCCTTGGGACGAGTGGCCTCATCCATGGCCATGACGGTAGACTGAGCCATCAGGTGGTCGATGACCAGCTCCAGGTTGCTGCGTTTTTCGGCCTGCACCGCGTGGCGGGCTGCGACCGCCGGGCCTGTGGGCAGGCTGGCGACCTTAAGACTGCGGGCACACAAGCGCTGCAAATCGCCGTCCAGAGCGCTGGCGGTTTTGGCCTCGATCAGCTGGAAATGCGCGCCGGTGTAGCCCAGGCCATTCAGCAGACTTTGGGCCACAGCCATTTGCTCCATGAGCGCTGCGCGGTATTGCGGGGCCTCTTCTTGGGTAAGCAACACCATGACCTGGCGTGCGCCATAGGCCACGGCCGAGAGCCACAGCTCCATGCCCACACTTGCGGTGTGCCACAGCGCCACGGGTATCACGCGGGCGGGCACGCCCTGCATGACGCCCAGCTGCGCACCCCGACCCAGCTCGTCGATCAGGGCCTGACCTTTTTCTTGGCTGTGCAGCAGCAGCGCGGCATCGCGCCCACCCGCAGCCTGATAGGCCGACAGCAGTGCGCGGATCTTGGCGCCCTGCTCTGCCGGACGCGGGTAGGCGTAGGTGAGGGCCCCCGTGGGGCAAGCGGTGGTGCAGGCGCCGCAGCCCACACACAGGTTGGGGTTGACCACGATTTGCTGGCGGCTTTTGTCCGAGCGCACAGCCTCGGCCGAGCAGATGTCGATGCAGGCGCTGCAGCCCACTTGCTCGTTGCGGCTGTGGGCGCAGAGCTTTTGTTTGTATGCAAAAAAGCGGGGCTTTTCAAACTCACCCACCAACTCGCGCACCTTGAGCAAGGTGGACAGGTCTTGCCCGTCCCAGCGGAAATAGCCTTGCGGCAAGGCGTGTGAGGTGAACGTGGGCGAGGCTTGGTCGCCGCGCAGGTCCAGCACCACATCAAAGCGCTCGGTTTGTGGACGGGCGTCGCGGCTGAAGTCGATGGCCCCTGCGGCTTCGCACACCTTGACGCAGTCGCGGTGCGAAGTGCAACGCGACAGGTCCACTTGGTAATCGAGACCAATGGCCTGCTCAGGGCAGGCGGCCACACAGGCGTTGCAGCGGGTGCACAGGTCCAGGTCAATCGGGTTGCTGGCGTCCCAAGACACGTCGAACGCGCCCAACCAGCCCTTGAAGCCTTGCAAGCGACCGGCCAGCACCGGAAAACGCCGCTCTTGGCTGCCCCCGGCGTTACCGGGGCCTTGGGCAAAAATCGTGACCTGCATCGCATCGGCCAAAAAGCTGGCAGCGCGTTCGGCGGCATCGATCGCACCGATGATCAGCACACGGCCTTCGCTTTTGTAGGTGACCGTGGCCACCGGCTCGGGCTCAGGCAAACGGGCTGCCGCCAACAGGGCGGCCATTTTGGGTGTGGCGTGCGCGGCCTCACGGCCCCAGCCGCCGGTTTCGCGGATGTTGACAAAACGAATCGGCGAGATGGCGCCTTCGGTTTGCTCAGCCAGTTCACTGAACAAACGCTTTTCTTGGGTGCAGGCCACCACCACGGTCTCGCCGGTTTTCACGGCTTTTTGAAATTGGCCTGCCTCGCGGCGGCACAAGGTGGTGTGCAGCGTCAGGTCTTCACCCAGTGCTTGGCCCAGGGCTTGGGCTTGCAGGGGCATGGTTTGGTTGCAATTGCAAATCAGGGTGGTCATGTTCTGGGTGCGCGTTGACATGGGGCTGAAGCACGGGGCTGGCCGGTCCTGCCGAATCGGTCAGGGAAGTCGGCGACTGTGCCACAACTGGCGAGCCTTCCTGCGTTGCAGGACTTTGATCAGGGTTTCCACCGAGGTCGCTCGAAGCCCCCTGTGTGGTCGGCACGGCCCCTGCCGGGGTCGCCGTCTTGGCGGCGGCTTCATCGGGTTTGTCCAACAAACCCAGCAATTGCGCACCCACCATTTTCTCCAACATGCCCGCAGGCAGCGGGTCCGGGGTGTTGTAGTCGCCGATGTAAATGTCGAGCCCGTCCATCACGTTGAAATGCGGGTCGGTGAAGAGCTTTTTCATGGCCACATTGCGCACATCGGCTGTGACGCCAGGGCGCATGAAGGGCTGAAAGTCCGATTCAGGCGTCAAGGCACGGGCGTCGTCCAGGCTGGGCAAGGGCTGTGCGGGCGTCTCGCTGGACTGCGAATCGGCTTGAGCTGCGGCTTGCGATGGGGGCGAAGCTTTGGAGCGCTGCTGCAATTCGGAGGGTCCAGGCACGCCAGGCAACTCGGTCGGACTTGCTGGGGCAACCGGTTCGGCCACAGGCAAGCCCTTGGCCACGGCTTGTTTGCGCTGCGACCAGCGACTGAAAAAGTGCTCGCTCATGGGCCCTGCCTCCCACCTTTGCGTTTTTCAGTTGTGCTGACCGAGGCGGGCTGGCCAAAGCGGTCTGTCAAACCCTGAAAGCTTTGTGGGCGTTGACGGCGCTTGACTTCGGGCACATAAAACGCGTCGGTGAAGGCCTGCAACCGGGCCACCACTTCGGGTGACGCGGGCACGTTTTCCACCGTTTCCTGGGCATCGAGCCAGCGTCCGGCGTCGTGATAACTCAAGCTCAGGGCTTGGGGCACGGCCAGCTCCTCTTGGCCATCGCGCCCTTCTTGCAGTCGCCACATGACAAAGAAACTGGGCGTGGGGGAAGTGAGGTTGAGCCAATAGCCCTCGGCATCGTCGCTGAACAATTCCAGTGGCCAGCCGGGGTAGAGCCAAAGCACTTCGTCATCGGTTTGGCGCAGGCAGCGTGGGGCTTGGCCAAAACCCACCTCTTGCGGCACCACATCGGCCAGCACCCAACGGTGGGACTGCCAACGGGCCATGGCACCCAAGACGGCTTCGCGGCGCATCAACACCGCCATTTCAGACACGACATGAACAGACATTGCGTTCTTTCTTTCAGCGGGTGTTGTCCCGCATCAACCCAACATGGTTTCGCCCAGCAAGGGTAAACGCAAAGTGAAAACCGTACGGCGACCGGGCTCGGACTTGAAATTCAGGCGACCGCCGTGCACCTCCACAATCGAGCGGCTGAGCCACAGGCCCACCCCCATGCCTTGCGATTTGGAGGTTTTGAAAAGACTGAACACGTCGTCCGCACGCTCGGGCTCAATACCTGGGCCATTGTCTTCCACCTCCAAGACCATGAACTGTCCCACCGCATGCCCACGGATGTGCAACTCAGGATGGCGCAAGCCGGACGCTTTCAATGCATCGATGGCATTGTTGAGCAGGTTCAAAATCACTTGCTGCAGCTGGGTCGCATCACCCTGCAGGTGCAAGTTGGCTTCGAGTTTGACCGTGCAGACAATACCGGCACTCTTCATTTGTGACTGCACCAGATCGAGCACATCCTGAACCAGCTCATCGAGTTGCAAGACGGTGTACTCCC is drawn from Limnohabitans sp. 63ED37-2 and contains these coding sequences:
- a CDS encoding formate dehydrogenase subunit alpha translates to MLLTKKTSSTSGAASSAFVHSLRRGLSQALPTMDRRSFLRRSGLGVGVGLAASQLTLVQKAHAGKGTSIVGAGKVEVKRTVCTHCSVGCAVDAVVENGVWVRQEPVFDSPINLGAHCAKGAALREHGHGEYRLRYPMKLVNGKYERISWDTALNEISAKMLELRKASGPDSIYVVGSSKSNNEQAYLLRKFMSFWGSNNCDHQARICHSTTVAGVANTWGYGAMTNSYNDMQNSKVALYIGSNAAEAHPVSMLHMLHAKENGCKMIVVDPRFTRTAAKADEYVRIRSGTDIPFLFGLMYHIFKNGWEDKKYINDRVFGMDAIKAEVMAKWTPDKVEEACGVKEDQVFKIAKMLHENNPGTIVWCMGQTQHTIGNAIVRASCLLQLALGNVGKTGGGTNIFRGHDNVQGATDVGPNPDSLPGYYGLAEGSWKHFANAWGVDFEWIKKQFASPAMMGKNGITVSRWIDGVLENNELIDQDSNLRGVFYWGHAPNSQTRGLDMKRAMDKLDLLVVVDPYPSATASMAAMPGKAEDLNPNRAVYLLPACTQFETSGSCTASNRSIQWREKVIEPLWESRSDHMIMYQLAQKLGFGAELVKNYKMQKVGGMDEPMPEDILREINKSVWTIGYTGQSPERLKAHMKNMHVFDVKTLKAKGGKDKETGYDFTGDYFGLPWPCYGTPELKHPGSPNLYDTSKHVMDGGGNFRANFGVERDGKSLLAEDGSHSLGADITTGYPELDHILLKKLGWWDELTEAEKAKAEGKNWKTDSSGGMIRVFMKGHGCHPFGNAKARAVVWNFPDPIPQHREPLYGTRPDMMAKYPTHDDRKAFWRLPTLYKTVQDKNIADKLHEKFPLIMTSGRLVEYEGGGEETRSNPWLAELQQEMFVEINPKSAAERGIRNGERAWVTSPTGARINVQAMVTERVAPDTVFLPFHFSGRWQGVDMLPHYPKGAAPIVRGEAVNTATTYGYDSVTMMQETKTTICNIEKA
- a CDS encoding TRAP transporter large permease, which produces MKKEVWFGLTIMALVVLSAFVLLPTPSEMTNGHLGLLMLALVVVAIMLGFPTAFTLMGMGMIFAWIAYKSQNPDLAVQQTLDLMVQRAYSVMSNDVLISIPLFVFMGYLIERANLIEKLFKSMHLAMARLPGSLAVATIVTCAIFATATGIVGAVVTLMGLLALPAMLRAGYSVQLSAGAITAGGCLGILIPPSVMLIVYGATAGVSVVKLYAGAFFPGIMLATLYVLYVVIIAKWKPHMAPPMSAEDRIVPLPAFAQVVSKDISNTVLPGLIGAIKGKRNAAVPMRELLNHLVIALLPLLAVAAIMGTIYFKVTAPLPVETVEGVVAMGGELSDSVETAEEGESISGLSEPEADGLQLPPGTEAVSAASEAVSTAQAPKEATPAPAAAAVTADAESAAAERQDAPLSFWIGLASCAVALAIFYAYFSFARLEIFKMLLGSFFPLALMILAVLGTIVFGLATPTEAAAMGSLGGLLLAAAYRRLNYVVLRESVYLTAKTSAMVCWLFVGSSIFSAAFALLGGQEIINSWVLGMDLTPVQFMILAQVVIFLLGWPLEWTEIIVIFMPIFIPLLPHFGIDPLFFGLLVALNLQTAFLSPPVAMAAFYLKGVSPPHVTLNQIFAGMLPFMAIQVFAIVLLYMFPAIGMWLPEVLYK
- a CDS encoding TRAP transporter small permease subunit, with amino-acid sequence MQNLLLFIDKVSTWIGQFFSWLIVALTLLISWEVFSRYVMDNPHPWAFDVMSMMYGTLFMMAGAYTLSKNGHVRGDVLYGFFPPRLQAWLDLILYIVFFIPGVVALAYAGYGFAAESWAINEHSNITANGPPVYPFKTILPLAGAFLLAQGLVEIVRCIVCIKQGEWPKRGDDVDEVDVEKLKEMVNVKDEDIAKLGELATVKGTQK
- a CDS encoding TRAP transporter substrate-binding protein, producing MIAKAQTGPISMRWQSTWPAKDIFHEYALDYAKKVNDMTGGDLKIEVLPAGAVVPAFGLLEAVSKGTLDGGHGVLGYHYGKQNALALWNSGPAFGMDANMILAWHKYGGGAELLAKLYASIGGNVQSFLYGPMSTQPLGWFKKPITKSSDFKGLKFRTNGLAIDLFTAMGAAVNALPGGEIVPAMDRGLLDGAEFNNATSDRILGFPDVSKVCMLQSYHQSAETFEIMFNKTKYDALPAKMKSVIAIATEAASADMSWKAIDRYSKDYIELQTKDKVKFYKTPDAILQDQLKIWTEIVEKKSAENPLFKEIVASQRAFAQRAVKWDQDTNISRRMAVNHFFGAKKA
- a CDS encoding TorD/DmsD family molecular chaperone, with the translated sequence MSQDLNLSASSHALDEETARAELYGLLSQLLYAAPSVDLLGQLQVAVTEAPDAGGFLEEPWRELVASARSLNHAQVAAEYNRLFGGVGKPEVYLYGSHYLSGFLNEKPLVKLRDDLATLGLGKGEGMSDTEDHVAYVFEVMRYLIAGDDVTVSNLTQQMAFFSQHVQPWVTRMCQAIQAHPQAAFYARVADFTAAFMGVEAQGFDLVN
- a CDS encoding 4Fe-4S dicluster domain-containing protein, with the translated sequence MTTLICNCNQTMPLQAQALGQALGEDLTLHTTLCRREAGQFQKAVKTGETVVVACTQEKRLFSELAEQTEGAISPIRFVNIRETGGWGREAAHATPKMAALLAAARLPEPEPVATVTYKSEGRVLIIGAIDAAERAASFLADAMQVTIFAQGPGNAGGSQERRFPVLAGRLQGFKGWLGAFDVSWDASNPIDLDLCTRCNACVAACPEQAIGLDYQVDLSRCTSHRDCVKVCEAAGAIDFSRDARPQTERFDVVLDLRGDQASPTFTSHALPQGYFRWDGQDLSTLLKVRELVGEFEKPRFFAYKQKLCAHSRNEQVGCSACIDICSAEAVRSDKSRQQIVVNPNLCVGCGACTTACPTGALTYAYPRPAEQGAKIRALLSAYQAAGGRDAALLLHSQEKGQALIDELGRGAQLGVMQGVPARVIPVALWHTASVGMELWLSAVAYGARQVMVLLTQEEAPQYRAALMEQMAVAQSLLNGLGYTGAHFQLIEAKTASALDGDLQRLCARSLKVASLPTGPAVAARHAVQAEKRSNLELVIDHLMAQSTVMAMDEATRPKALDLPAAGSPLGSITVDGSKCTLCMSCVGACPSSALQDNPLQPELKFVEKNCVQCGLCAKTCPETAITLQPRLSLMPERAQPRVVHSSPPYACIRCAKPFGTLKAIETMLGRLTGHSMFQGPALERLKMCGDCRVIDMFTDENQVRITDGPLPPKTR
- a CDS encoding DUF3306 domain-containing protein; this encodes MSEHFFSRWSQRKQAVAKGLPVAEPVAPASPTELPGVPGPSELQQRSKASPPSQAAAQADSQSSETPAQPLPSLDDARALTPESDFQPFMRPGVTADVRNVAMKKLFTDPHFNVMDGLDIYIGDYNTPDPLPAGMLEKMVGAQLLGLLDKPDEAAAKTATPAGAVPTTQGASSDLGGNPDQSPATQEGSPVVAQSPTSLTDSAGPASPVLQPHVNAHPEHDHPDLQLQPNHAPASPSPGPSTG
- a CDS encoding DUF3305 domain-containing protein, with amino-acid sequence MSVHVVSEMAVLMRREAVLGAMARWQSHRWVLADVVPQEVGFGQAPRCLRQTDDEVLWLYPGWPLELFSDDAEGYWLNLTSPTPSFFVMWRLQEGRDGQEELAVPQALSLSYHDAGRWLDAQETVENVPASPEVVARLQAFTDAFYVPEVKRRQRPQSFQGLTDRFGQPASVSTTEKRKGGRQGP